A genomic window from Armatimonadota bacterium includes:
- a CDS encoding MFS transporter, translating into MRDPVTPDFGTLRRRASKIRGDLARLLLGQFLSQIGDWLAYIALPLLVLDWTGQPILASFSLLFELLPAILVAPFAGVVADYYDRRNILIISDLVRAGLLVVMVLTNELWLLLAAAFSVGAVSQFFGPALAAVLPNLVDERSLLKFNSLRQSLNTGAMVAGPAVGGIALGLVGARGAFVVDAVSFLISALLLVTIRMRGLPTNGVEKFDKSFHSDMLAGFNYLIGQKVALGAVTIVAATILGAAALNALEPVFAREISANAELAFGMMVTFWGLGMVVGSGLLMRVGHHWSWRRLFLGGSLLLGVSTMGVATSVSLATVLAMLAVGGIGNALTAILLTTILQRLVPDILRGRVFAFSTLAIQSAQVLGMMTWGALAQYFPTRSLFAVASLLSLGAFLAGHALWPYDIAPTVYKKGVPP; encoded by the coding sequence ATGCGTGACCCTGTGACGCCTGATTTTGGCACGCTACGACGACGGGCGAGTAAGATACGTGGGGATTTGGCTCGGCTCCTCCTGGGTCAGTTTCTGTCGCAGATAGGTGACTGGTTGGCTTACATCGCCTTGCCGCTTCTGGTACTAGACTGGACTGGCCAACCGATTCTCGCGTCTTTTTCCTTGCTTTTCGAGCTACTGCCGGCCATTCTCGTGGCACCCTTCGCCGGAGTCGTGGCAGACTATTACGATCGACGGAACATATTAATTATCAGCGATCTAGTGCGAGCCGGACTTCTTGTAGTCATGGTGCTCACAAACGAGTTGTGGCTATTGTTGGCGGCCGCGTTCTCAGTCGGTGCTGTGTCACAGTTCTTCGGTCCAGCCCTCGCCGCGGTCCTTCCAAATCTTGTTGACGAAAGATCGTTGCTGAAATTCAACTCGCTCCGTCAGAGCTTAAACACCGGCGCGATGGTAGCAGGTCCCGCCGTCGGCGGGATAGCGCTGGGGCTTGTCGGTGCCAGAGGTGCCTTTGTGGTTGATGCCGTTTCGTTCCTGATATCCGCACTGTTACTTGTCACTATACGTATGCGTGGCTTGCCCACCAATGGTGTCGAGAAGTTTGACAAGTCCTTTCACTCAGACATGCTGGCCGGCTTCAACTACCTAATTGGTCAGAAGGTTGCGCTCGGAGCCGTGACGATCGTGGCTGCCACCATTCTCGGGGCCGCCGCGTTGAACGCTCTTGAGCCGGTTTTCGCCCGCGAAATCTCTGCCAACGCCGAGCTTGCTTTCGGCATGATGGTCACCTTCTGGGGTCTCGGCATGGTCGTGGGCTCCGGCCTCCTGATGCGCGTTGGCCACCATTGGAGTTGGCGACGCCTCTTCTTGGGCGGATCGCTGCTCCTGGGCGTTTCCACAATGGGAGTGGCTACTAGTGTGAGCTTAGCGACTGTCCTCGCGATGCTGGCAGTAGGCGGTATCGGGAACGCCCTCACTGCAATCCTGCTTACCACAATCCTACAGCGGCTGGTACCTGATATTCTGCGCGGACGTGTCTTTGCGTTTAGCACCTTAGCGATCCAGAGTGCACAGGTTCTTGGCATGATGACCTGGGGCGCACTAGCTCAATACTTCCCCACACGCTCTCTATTTGCAGTGGCTAGCCTCCTGAGCTTAGGTGCGTTCTTGGCGGGACACGCCCTGTGGCCTTATGACATCGCGCCCACGGTTTACAAGAAGGGAGTACCTCCATAG
- a CDS encoding DUF4127 family protein, which yields MTRHPVLLFVPLDDRPVTCDMVVELAEAAGAEVRTPDRALLGDRDRPGDVRGIWEWLEAAARRGDGAALIASAEMLCLGGLVASRKSEAEFEEIAPLLERLVALAARLPVYVSAVIPRTPVVPTDEDAPYWAAYGDALRSITAGAEGPQPSVPEALDVVLQAADLPDPVREAVRRQRGRHLRINARLIAAAASGAIRYLLIGQDDTAPGSLSQIEREALQALVDQLAASGVMLTSGADELNARLLARWLNDLTGRRPSVRALYTFPWRSDGVPLYEAQPLNRTVAEHVASAGCVPGGDDPEIVLWVHNFEDRQREAQDQHEAPSLQGLEPLLRAVRAAVREDRVVALADVRFANGGDRELVTRLLDEPRFAGIVAYAGWNTCSNALGSAISQAVVACHLRAYTLPGDDRRYRLALFRRLLEDWGYQSVVRPLLTRWIIDQGGRSAELGEHEAEAERRALEGMRDVVLPPLQRSYRYHPIDVQQVIFPWHRLFEVRIALQMPATSRGRQQIVVVDYDPDWPRRYEEERAAIVQTLGPLLRGIEHVGSTAVPGLAAKPIIDIMVGVAADDLDGVIEPLAVLGYEYGPDWEISMPLRRYFRRLAPDGSHTHHLHVVPYGEEFWTRHLRFRDYLRTHPEAVRAYGDLKKRLAATRRESIDYTFAKTEFILSTEAEAGVVHRR from the coding sequence GTGACGCGGCATCCGGTCCTGCTCTTCGTGCCTCTCGATGACCGGCCGGTCACCTGCGACATGGTGGTGGAGCTGGCCGAGGCGGCGGGGGCGGAGGTGCGCACGCCCGACCGCGCCCTGCTCGGGGACCGCGATCGGCCCGGGGATGTGCGGGGAATCTGGGAGTGGCTGGAGGCCGCAGCGCGCCGTGGGGACGGCGCGGCGCTGATCGCCTCGGCAGAGATGCTCTGCCTCGGCGGGCTGGTCGCTTCCCGCAAGAGCGAGGCCGAGTTCGAGGAGATCGCCCCTCTGCTCGAGCGCCTCGTCGCCCTCGCGGCCCGCCTGCCCGTCTACGTCTCGGCGGTCATTCCCCGCACCCCGGTGGTGCCCACGGACGAAGACGCACCCTACTGGGCCGCCTACGGTGATGCGCTGCGGAGTATCACGGCGGGCGCGGAAGGACCGCAGCCCTCCGTCCCGGAGGCGCTGGACGTCGTCCTGCAGGCCGCAGACCTCCCCGACCCGGTCCGCGAGGCCGTCCGGCGGCAGCGGGGCCGCCATCTCCGGATCAATGCCCGGCTGATCGCCGCGGCGGCGTCCGGCGCCATCCGGTATCTCCTGATCGGGCAGGACGACACCGCGCCGGGCAGCCTGTCGCAGATCGAGCGGGAGGCGCTGCAGGCGCTCGTGGATCAACTCGCCGCATCCGGCGTGATGCTGACGAGCGGGGCGGACGAGCTCAATGCGCGGTTGCTGGCCCGGTGGCTGAACGACCTGACCGGCCGGCGGCCGTCGGTGCGCGCCCTCTACACTTTCCCCTGGAGATCCGACGGCGTTCCCCTGTACGAAGCGCAGCCCCTCAATCGCACGGTGGCCGAGCACGTTGCCAGCGCAGGGTGTGTTCCGGGCGGCGACGATCCGGAGATCGTGCTCTGGGTGCACAACTTCGAGGACCGCCAGCGCGAGGCGCAGGATCAGCACGAGGCGCCGTCCCTGCAGGGGCTGGAGCCTCTCCTGAGGGCCGTCCGCGCCGCCGTGCGCGAGGACCGCGTGGTCGCCCTGGCCGACGTCCGGTTCGCCAACGGCGGCGACCGGGAGCTTGTCACCCGTCTCCTCGATGAGCCGCGATTCGCCGGGATCGTCGCGTATGCCGGGTGGAACACCTGCTCCAATGCCCTGGGATCGGCCATCAGCCAGGCCGTCGTCGCCTGCCATCTGCGTGCCTACACGCTGCCGGGGGACGACCGTCGGTACCGTCTTGCGCTCTTCCGACGGCTCCTCGAGGACTGGGGATATCAGAGCGTCGTCCGGCCGCTGCTGACCCGGTGGATCATCGACCAGGGGGGGCGCTCCGCGGAACTGGGTGAGCATGAGGCCGAGGCCGAGCGGCGGGCCCTGGAGGGCATGAGAGATGTTGTGCTCCCCCCTCTGCAGCGGTCGTACCGTTACCATCCGATCGACGTGCAACAGGTGATCTTTCCCTGGCACCGGCTGTTCGAGGTGCGGATCGCCCTGCAGATGCCCGCCACGAGTCGGGGCCGGCAGCAGATCGTCGTTGTGGACTACGATCCCGACTGGCCGCGGCGCTACGAAGAAGAGAGGGCCGCCATCGTTCAGACGCTCGGTCCCCTCCTCCGGGGGATCGAGCACGTCGGCAGCACTGCCGTGCCCGGGCTGGCGGCGAAGCCCATCATCGACATCATGGTCGGGGTGGCCGCCGACGATCTGGACGGGGTCATTGAGCCCCTGGCCGTCCTCGGGTACGAGTACGGTCCCGACTGGGAGATCTCGATGCCGCTGCGCCGGTACTTCCGCCGTCTCGCCCCGGACGGTTCGCACACTCATCACCTGCACGTCGTGCCCTACGGGGAGGAGTTCTGGACGCGGCACCTGCGCTTCCGCGACTACCTCCGGACGCACCCGGAGGCGGTGCGCGCCTACGGTGACCTGAAGAAGCGCCTCGCGGCCACCCGCCGGGAGAGCATCGACTACACCTTCGCCAAGACGGAGTTCATCCTGTCCACCGAGGCGGAGGCGGGAGTGGTCCACCGCAGATGA
- a CDS encoding beta-N-acetylhexosaminidase has protein sequence MPGCSPPARRRGIVLLLLILAAAAGSPAVGAPGRAVPDAYLPAPASGDLLPVPKEATIGRGSFALSSATRIVVADGATDEDLFAARELNEELRAMGAPALQVVREREVSGPDGHVLIGQNSAHALLRRALGDAAPVARPEGYLLRVTPSAVVVAGADRRGTFYGAQTLRQLLRRGAGRSIPEAVIRDWPDHPIRAVHLLLDNASDPFHIDLIDRILAPYKFNTIVAEAEHVQWESGRPWWRPDSRGATKAQVRRLLEAAREHHIQVIPLVATLGHSEWVFAGLQDETLCPRLAYSPRGEVTCDRGRGVFPAVYDPTRQFTVEGRTTTLNEALIVPVLKEAVDLFRPQYLHLGHDEVRGPSGLRYEMALYLRDVIALAGELRALNVRPMIWGDVLWERRAEATAQPQYRDLPPDLVIVPWKYEEVRDYPELAYFRQAGFDVLGATWYRTANNHFFSRAARAAGALGMIRTTWTGSFQNRAALGRAYQQLYTYLTAATYFWTADRPAPDRAPSDGELSRRFADAWTRGTSVPEQSSGTLLDLSPVANQRHIDDDGKGWLGKGRDYDLRALRPGRRRLGGVLFEVLDPARNRGRSIIMLRGERDVAASLPERVTVRFGGRAACLVFLHTTLDRAVTFGEVVGRYTMVLADGRRVALELRYGQNISSWLADAERGIPSIEQEVAWTGRTVAGNDVLLTMVRWKHPQPEVPVQSIELASAGGRASPAVFAITALDRCP, from the coding sequence ATGCCCGGCTGTAGCCCGCCCGCCCGCAGGCGGGGGATCGTTCTCCTCTTGCTGATCCTGGCCGCGGCCGCAGGGTCGCCCGCTGTCGGGGCCCCCGGTCGCGCCGTGCCGGACGCCTATCTGCCCGCGCCCGCATCCGGCGATCTGCTGCCGGTCCCAAAGGAAGCGACCATCGGCAGGGGATCCTTTGCGCTCTCTTCCGCGACGCGGATCGTCGTGGCCGACGGCGCGACGGACGAGGACCTCTTCGCCGCGCGGGAGCTCAACGAGGAACTGCGGGCCATGGGGGCTCCCGCGCTGCAGGTGGTCCGAGAGCGGGAGGTCTCCGGTCCCGATGGCCACGTCCTCATCGGGCAAAACTCCGCCCACGCCTTGCTCCGCCGGGCGTTGGGTGATGCGGCGCCCGTCGCCCGTCCCGAAGGGTATCTGTTGCGGGTCACTCCCTCGGCCGTTGTCGTCGCCGGGGCGGACCGCCGCGGCACCTTCTACGGCGCGCAGACGCTCCGCCAGTTGCTGCGGCGCGGGGCGGGGCGCAGTATCCCCGAAGCCGTGATTCGCGACTGGCCCGACCATCCCATCCGCGCCGTACACCTCCTGCTGGACAACGCCTCCGACCCCTTCCACATCGACCTCATCGACCGCATCCTGGCGCCCTACAAGTTCAACACCATCGTCGCCGAGGCCGAGCACGTGCAGTGGGAGAGCGGCCGTCCCTGGTGGAGGCCGGATTCCCGGGGGGCGACGAAGGCGCAGGTCCGTCGGCTGCTGGAGGCCGCCCGGGAGCACCACATCCAGGTCATCCCGCTCGTGGCGACGCTCGGCCACAGCGAGTGGGTCTTTGCCGGGTTGCAGGACGAGACGCTGTGCCCCCGGCTCGCCTACAGTCCGCGGGGAGAGGTCACCTGCGACCGCGGGCGCGGGGTGTTTCCCGCCGTCTACGATCCCACCAGGCAGTTCACGGTGGAGGGCCGGACGACCACGCTCAACGAGGCCCTGATCGTTCCCGTCCTGAAAGAGGCGGTGGATCTGTTCAGACCGCAGTACCTGCACCTCGGCCACGATGAGGTCCGCGGACCGTCCGGGCTGCGCTACGAGATGGCGCTCTACCTTCGGGACGTCATCGCGCTGGCCGGCGAACTGCGCGCCCTGAACGTCCGTCCGATGATTTGGGGCGACGTCCTGTGGGAGCGCAGGGCCGAGGCCACGGCCCAGCCGCAGTACAGGGACCTGCCCCCGGACCTGGTGATCGTGCCCTGGAAATACGAAGAGGTTCGGGACTACCCCGAGCTGGCCTACTTCCGCCAGGCCGGATTCGACGTGCTCGGCGCCACCTGGTACCGGACGGCCAACAACCACTTCTTCAGCCGCGCGGCGAGGGCGGCCGGGGCCCTCGGCATGATCCGCACCACGTGGACCGGGTCCTTTCAGAACCGCGCGGCGCTCGGTCGCGCCTACCAGCAGCTGTATACCTACCTCACCGCCGCGACCTATTTCTGGACGGCGGACCGGCCGGCCCCCGACCGCGCGCCGTCCGATGGCGAGTTGAGCCGGCGGTTTGCGGATGCCTGGACCCGGGGGACGTCGGTCCCGGAGCAGTCATCAGGCACCTTGCTGGACCTCTCCCCCGTCGCCAACCAGCGGCACATCGACGACGACGGGAAGGGCTGGCTGGGCAAGGGGCGCGACTACGACCTGCGCGCGCTCCGGCCGGGCCGCCGGCGACTCGGCGGCGTGCTGTTTGAGGTGCTCGATCCCGCCCGGAACCGGGGCCGGAGCATCATCATGCTCAGGGGCGAGCGCGACGTGGCCGCCTCCCTGCCCGAGCGGGTGACGGTGCGGTTCGGCGGGCGCGCCGCCTGCCTGGTGTTTCTCCACACCACGCTGGACCGGGCGGTCACCTTCGGCGAAGTCGTCGGCCGCTACACCATGGTCCTGGCGGACGGCCGCCGTGTGGCGCTGGAGCTCAGGTACGGGCAGAACATCAGTAGCTGGTTGGCGGATGCGGAGAGAGGAATCCCGTCCATCGAACAGGAAGTGGCCTGGACAGGCCGGACGGTCGCGGGCAACGATGTGCTGCTGACGATGGTCCGCTGGAAGCACCCCCAGCCCGAGGTGCCCGTGCAGTCCATCGAACTGGCCAGCGCCGGCGGCCGGGCCTCTCCGGCCGTCTTCGCGATCACGGCGCTGGACCGATGCCCGTGA
- a CDS encoding IS3 family transposase (programmed frameshift), translating to MRKSRFTEEQIILILREAEAGAAVTELCRRHGITKQTFYRWKEKYSGLSVDEARRLRQLEDENRRLKHLVADLTLDNQALRTVLGKKALRPAARREAAQIVRQELGLSERRVCGLLGLARSTARYRSRRGQPEVLDRLRMLAARWPRYGYRRLHIELRREGMRINHKRVYRLYRLQGLALQRRTRKRAAGLRGLPLGVPSRRNQRWSMDFLSDALASGRRFRVLIVLDDGIRKALALEVDTSLPGRRVVQVLERLIAAYGKPELMVIDNGPEFAGRLLDQWAYEHGIKLHFIEPGKPVQNAYVESFAGKLRDECLNGHWFTTLADARQTIEAWRREYNEIRPHSALGDLPPEEFARLVEQTELAPQAAVTL from the exons ATGCGGAAGAGTCGCTTCACCGAGGAGCAGATCATCCTCATCCTGCGGGAGGCCGAGGCGGGCGCCGCGGTCACGGAGCTCTGCCGCCGGCACGGGATAACCAAGCAGACCTTCTACCGCTGGAAGGAGAAGTATAGCGGTCTGAGCGTCGACGAGGCGCGGCGGCTGCGGCAGCTGGAGGATGAGAACCGGCGGCTGAAGCATCTCGTCGCCGATCTCACGCTGGACAATCAGGCCCTGCGGACGGTGCTCG GCAAAAAAGCCCTAAGGCCCGCCGCGCGGCGAGAGGCCGCCCAGATCGTCCGGCAGGAGCTTGGCCTCTCGGAACGCCGCGTGTGCGGGCTGCTGGGTCTGGCGCGATCGACGGCGCGCTACCGCAGCCGGCGCGGCCAACCCGAAGTGCTCGATCGCCTGCGGATGCTCGCCGCGCGCTGGCCGCGGTACGGTTATCGCCGCCTGCACATCGAGTTGCGGCGGGAGGGGATGCGGATTAATCACAAGCGGGTGTATCGCCTCTACCGGCTCCAGGGGCTCGCGCTGCAACGCCGAACGCGCAAGCGCGCGGCCGGGCTGCGGGGGCTGCCGCTCGGCGTGCCGAGCCGTCGCAACCAGCGCTGGTCGATGGACTTCCTCAGCGATGCCCTGGCCAGCGGGCGCCGGTTCCGGGTGCTGATCGTCCTAGACGACGGCATCCGGAAGGCGCTGGCGCTCGAAGTAGACACGTCGCTGCCGGGGCGGCGGGTGGTGCAGGTCCTGGAGCGATTGATTGCGGCGTACGGGAAACCGGAGCTCATGGTGATCGATAATGGGCCGGAGTTTGCCGGACGTCTCTTAGATCAGTGGGCGTACGAGCACGGGATCAAGCTCCACTTCATCGAGCCAGGCAAGCCGGTCCAGAACGCCTATGTGGAGAGCTTCGCCGGAAAGCTACGCGATGAGTGCTTGAACGGGCACTGGTTCACCACCCTGGCCGATGCCCGGCAGACCATCGAGGCCTGGCGGCGGGAGTACAATGAGATCCGCCCGCACAGCGCGTTGGGCGATCTCCCGCCAGAGGAGTTCGCACGGTTGGTGGAACAAACAGAGCTCGCTCCCCAGGCTGCAGTCACATTATGA
- a CDS encoding GNAT family N-acetyltransferase, protein MTARRNKLFRTGAWSAAIIAEQDVPALQELFEQSQEYFELEFGLPPGPSEAHSTFIALPEGKHYEDKLLIGLFEADDILAGVLDVIRDYPAAGEWSIGLMLLHPSRRRQGVGSEVFSAFEKWAASQGARRIRIGVLEHNQQALRFFQRVGFDIIEKQPPKKFGVKESGVVVMQRILSPPRANMTCPPFLVQS, encoded by the coding sequence ATGACCGCTCGCCGGAACAAGTTATTTCGAACAGGGGCCTGGTCCGCGGCAATAATCGCGGAGCAGGATGTTCCCGCACTGCAAGAACTCTTCGAGCAATCCCAAGAGTACTTTGAACTGGAGTTCGGATTGCCCCCTGGACCTTCGGAAGCGCATAGCACATTCATCGCATTGCCCGAGGGAAAGCACTACGAAGACAAACTTCTGATTGGTCTATTTGAGGCTGATGACATTCTGGCAGGTGTTCTTGATGTAATCCGGGATTATCCGGCGGCTGGCGAATGGAGCATCGGGTTAATGTTGTTACATCCGTCACGCAGGCGGCAGGGCGTAGGTTCCGAGGTATTCTCTGCGTTTGAGAAGTGGGCAGCGAGCCAGGGTGCCCGAAGGATTCGGATCGGCGTTTTGGAGCACAACCAGCAGGCCCTTCGATTCTTTCAACGTGTTGGCTTCGATATCATAGAAAAACAACCCCCTAAGAAGTTTGGTGTCAAAGAAAGCGGTGTGGTAGTGATGCAACGCATCCTAAGTCCACCCAGGGCGAATATGACCTGCCCCCCTTTTCTGGTCCAGTCATAA
- a CDS encoding FAD-dependent oxidoreductase has product MSETYDVVVAGGGPAGTVAAVAAARNGARVALIERYGFLGGALTAAMVAPMMGFHAGDLQVVRGIPQEIIERLQRLGLSPGHVPDPIDFCYTVTPFDYEGLKRVLLELAVEAQVEVWLHSLMLAADAAAGRVGCVRVWQKDGVKTLSAAVYVDASGDADLCASAGAPFEIGRAADGIPQPMTLMFRLHGVDWDAVMAHFALHDEDLQHGQGVHERIDLDWLRHLPIRGFAGFKGLVAEARERGEWTVPRDRLLVFEGIRPGEAVVNTTRVTGVVGVRGADMIRAEIEGRRQAHEVVQFLRNRVPGFQSAFLVETPAQIGVRETRRVLGAYVLQQEDILGGVKFPDAVACGGYPIDLHDPVSMRLTAKRLPPGEYYTIPYRCLLPRGLHNVLTAGRCISATHEAFAAFRVSAIAMAIGQAAGTAAAMAAASGRPPADVDITELRRRLRDQGAFLPP; this is encoded by the coding sequence ATGAGCGAGACCTACGACGTCGTCGTTGCCGGAGGCGGTCCCGCCGGAACCGTGGCCGCCGTGGCCGCGGCGCGCAACGGCGCCCGGGTGGCGCTCATCGAGCGCTACGGGTTCCTGGGCGGCGCCCTGACCGCGGCGATGGTCGCCCCCATGATGGGATTCCATGCCGGGGATCTCCAGGTCGTGCGCGGCATTCCCCAGGAGATCATCGAGCGGCTGCAGCGCCTCGGCCTCTCTCCCGGGCACGTCCCCGATCCCATCGATTTCTGCTACACGGTGACGCCCTTCGACTACGAGGGGCTGAAGCGCGTCCTGCTGGAGCTGGCCGTCGAGGCGCAGGTGGAGGTGTGGCTGCACAGCCTGATGCTCGCGGCCGACGCCGCCGCGGGGCGCGTCGGCTGCGTCCGCGTGTGGCAGAAAGACGGCGTGAAGACGCTGAGTGCCGCCGTGTACGTGGATGCATCAGGTGACGCTGATCTCTGTGCCTCCGCCGGGGCTCCCTTCGAGATCGGCCGCGCCGCAGACGGCATCCCGCAGCCTATGACCCTGATGTTCCGGCTGCACGGCGTCGATTGGGACGCGGTGATGGCGCACTTCGCCCTGCACGACGAGGACCTGCAGCACGGCCAGGGCGTCCACGAGCGCATCGATCTGGACTGGCTGCGGCATTTGCCGATCCGCGGTTTCGCCGGGTTCAAGGGGCTTGTGGCGGAAGCCCGGGAGCGCGGAGAGTGGACGGTGCCCCGGGACCGCCTCCTGGTCTTCGAGGGCATTCGCCCGGGCGAGGCGGTGGTGAACACGACGCGGGTCACCGGCGTCGTCGGCGTGCGCGGGGCGGATATGATCCGGGCGGAGATCGAAGGCCGGCGGCAGGCGCACGAGGTGGTGCAGTTCCTTCGCAACAGAGTGCCAGGATTCCAGAGCGCGTTTCTCGTCGAGACTCCGGCACAGATCGGGGTGCGGGAAACACGCCGCGTGCTCGGCGCGTATGTGCTGCAGCAGGAGGACATCCTGGGGGGCGTCAAGTTCCCGGACGCCGTGGCCTGCGGCGGCTACCCCATCGACCTGCACGACCCGGTGTCGATGCGTCTTACCGCGAAGCGCCTGCCGCCGGGCGAGTACTACACCATTCCCTACCGCTGCCTGTTGCCCCGCGGACTGCACAATGTGCTGACCGCCGGCCGCTGCATCTCCGCCACCCACGAGGCCTTCGCCGCCTTCCGCGTTTCAGCCATCGCCATGGCCATCGGGCAGGCCGCCGGCACCGCGGCGGCGATGGCGGCCGCCTCCGGCCGTCCCCCCGCCGACGTGGACATTACGGAGCTGCGCCGCCGGCTCCGGGACCAGGGGGCGTTCCTCCCCCCGTGA
- a CDS encoding carbohydrate ABC transporter permease, translated as MVLRKAGLYLILLALAAFTTFPFLWTLLVSLRTRGPIFAIPPDLSLGGLSAANYVGVWNTLPLPRYVLNSLYIAAMGVGLTLIVCSLAAYPLARMQFPGRNVVFYAIIATLMLPEHIGLIVNFITMMRLRLVDTYISVYLPSVASIFGIFLLRQAYLSIPQELEDAARIDGAGELTIWWRILLPLTVPALATLAIFQFVAFWNSFLWPIIILKTPDKYPLAAGLLYLRGLFAHNTRFIAAGTVIATLPIIVVFLFTQRYFMRGITAGAIR; from the coding sequence ATGGTACTGAGGAAGGCCGGCCTCTACCTGATCCTGCTCGCCCTCGCCGCCTTCACCACCTTTCCCTTTCTGTGGACGCTGCTGGTCTCGCTGCGCACCCGCGGGCCCATCTTCGCCATCCCGCCGGATTTGAGTCTGGGGGGGCTGAGCGCCGCCAACTACGTGGGGGTCTGGAACACGCTGCCCCTGCCGCGCTATGTGCTGAACAGCCTGTACATCGCCGCCATGGGCGTCGGGCTGACGCTGATCGTCTGCTCCCTGGCCGCCTATCCCCTGGCCCGGATGCAGTTCCCCGGTCGGAATGTGGTCTTCTACGCGATCATCGCCACGCTGATGCTGCCGGAGCACATCGGGCTGATCGTGAACTTCATCACGATGATGCGCCTGCGCCTGGTGGACACCTACATCTCGGTGTACCTGCCGAGCGTCGCCAGCATCTTCGGCATCTTCCTGCTGCGCCAGGCCTACCTCTCCATCCCCCAGGAACTGGAGGACGCGGCGCGCATCGACGGGGCCGGGGAACTGACCATCTGGTGGCGGATCCTGCTGCCCCTTACGGTCCCGGCGCTGGCCACCCTCGCCATCTTCCAGTTCGTGGCCTTCTGGAACAGCTTTCTCTGGCCGATCATCATCCTGAAGACTCCGGACAAATACCCGCTGGCCGCCGGGCTCCTCTACCTGCGCGGGCTCTTCGCCCACAACACCCGCTTCATCGCCGCCGGCACGGTGATCGCCACACTGCCGATCATCGTGGTTTTTCTCTTCACCCAGCGCTACTTCATGCGCGGGATCACGGCAGGGGCGATCCGGTGA
- a CDS encoding sugar ABC transporter permease: protein MPVKRRATLVAYLFLLPALGLLAVFTFYPVIYGTVLSLFEYDIINPPRYVGLQQFRRLLGDRYFWIAIANSAKYILVVPVIQLGSILLAVLVNRRLRGIGAFRAAYYIPVITSWPVVGIMWTWMYDQQGVVNWILRSLDLISRPVSWLSHPTIALYAVMFVTMWKGLGWYMVIYLAGLQSIPAEYEEAAMLDGASRSRIFWRITVPLLRPYVLLASLISTMAAVKVFEEIYVMTRGGPFFSTYTMFMYIFDEAFQELNMGYAAALAVVLAAVILVFSVVNFRVFRSGGLEWY, encoded by the coding sequence ATGCCCGTGAAGCGGCGCGCCACCCTCGTCGCCTACCTCTTCCTGTTGCCGGCACTCGGGCTGCTCGCGGTCTTCACCTTCTACCCCGTGATCTACGGGACCGTCCTCAGCCTGTTTGAGTACGACATCATCAACCCGCCGCGCTACGTGGGGCTGCAGCAGTTCCGGCGGTTGCTGGGCGACCGCTACTTCTGGATCGCCATTGCGAACTCGGCGAAGTACATCCTGGTTGTGCCGGTCATCCAGCTGGGTTCGATCCTGCTGGCCGTGCTGGTGAACCGGCGGCTGCGGGGCATCGGGGCGTTTCGCGCCGCCTACTACATTCCGGTGATCACCTCCTGGCCGGTGGTGGGGATCATGTGGACCTGGATGTACGATCAACAGGGCGTCGTGAACTGGATCCTGCGCAGCCTGGACCTCATCAGCCGCCCCGTCTCCTGGTTGAGCCATCCGACGATCGCGCTGTACGCCGTGATGTTCGTCACGATGTGGAAGGGCCTGGGCTGGTACATGGTCATCTACCTGGCCGGGCTGCAGTCGATTCCCGCGGAGTACGAAGAGGCGGCGATGCTGGACGGGGCCTCACGGAGCCGCATCTTCTGGCGGATCACCGTGCCGCTGCTGCGGCCCTACGTCCTGCTGGCCTCGCTGATCTCCACGATGGCCGCGGTGAAGGTCTTCGAGGAGATCTACGTCATGACGCGCGGTGGCCCGTTCTTCAGCACCTACACCATGTTCATGTATATCTTCGACGAAGCGTTCCAGGAGTTGAACATGGGCTATGCTGCGGCGCTGGCCGTGGTGCTGGCCGCGGTGATCCTGGTCTTCTCCGTGGTGAACTTCCGCGTCTTCCGATCGGGCGGACTGGAATGGTACTGA